The stretch of DNA CGGCGCCTGGGCGAGGCCGTAGGGCGTGCCGCGGCCGGTGGAGAAGACCTGCAGGGTGATCCCCGAGGCAAGCTGCAGCGTGCCGCAGACGAAGTCGCTCGCCGGCGTCGCGGCGAAGATCAGGCCTTTTTCACGCACGCGCTCGCCCGGGGCCAGCACCCCGGAGATCGCGCTGGTGCCGGACTTCGCGACCGAGCCCAGAGCCTTCTCGACGATGTTGTTGAGGCCCCCCTTCTTGTTGCCCGGCGACGGGTTGGCCCGGCGGTCGGCCTCGCCCTTGGCGAGGTAGGCGTCGTACCACGCCATCTCGCGGATCAGGGCCTCGGCGACCTCCGGGCTCTTCGCCCGGGGGGTCAGGAGGTGGATCGCGTCGCGGACCTCGGTCACCTCCGAGAACATCACGGTGGCGCCGCAGCGGACCAGCAGATCGGCCGCGAAGCCGAGCGCCGGGTTGGCGGTGACGCCCGAGAAGGCGTCGCTGCCGCCGCATTGCAGGCCGACCACCAGCGCGGAGGCGGGGCAGGTCTCGCGGGTCCGGCGGTTCAGTACCTCCAGGCGCGCCTCGGCCATCGCCAGGATGCTGTCGAGCATCGCCGAGAAGCCGCGGTGGCGCTCGTCCTGCAGCCGCACCACCCCGTCGCCGGCCGCGCCGTTGTCGGGCAGCAGCCGCTCCGAGACCAGCTTCTCGCAGCCGAGGCCGACGACCATGACTTCGCCGCCGAAATTCGGGTTCTGCGCGAGGCTCTGAAGCGTCCGGATCGGCACCACCGCCTCGGGGGCGTTGATGGCGACGCCGCAGCCATAGGCGTGGGTCAGGCCGACCACGTCGTCGACGTTGGGATAACGCGGCAGCAGCTCCTGCTTGATCCGCCGGATCGCCACGTCGAGGGTGCCGGCGACGCATTGCACGCTGATCGAGATCGCCAGGATGTTCTTGGTGCCGACCGACCCGTCCGGATTGCGGTAGCCCTCGAAGGTGTAGCCTTCGAGCGGGGGCAGAGGGGCCGGCACGCGGGTGGCCATCTCCAGGGCGTCGAGGGCGGGTGCGACCGGCGTCGTGACCCGGGATTCCTCGACCCAGGCGCCCCGCGGGATCGCCTGTGTGGCGAGGCCCACCACCTCGCCGTAGCGGCGGACCTCCCCGCCCTCCGGGATATCGGCGAGGGCGACCTTGTGGCCCTGCGGCACGAACTCGACGAGTTCCAGCCCGTCCGGAAAGACCGTGCCGGCCGGCAGCCCGAAGGCGTTGACCACGATCGCGACGTTGTCGTCGGCGCTCAGGCGGATCGTGCGCGGAACGTCGCCGGCCCCCGCGCCGGCGGCGTGCGGACGGGTCGGGGCTTCGATCTCGGCCTGCATCGGATGGTCCTCCGTTGCGCTCCCGTTCGAGCGTGTGAATGATCCGGCGCCGTCAGGCGGCGTCGCCGACCGCGTGGTTCGCCAGGGCCTCGAGCGCCTTCACCATCGCCGAATGGTCCCAGGCCGCGCCGCCCTGCGCCACGCAGGCCGAGAACAGCTGCTGGGCCAGCGCCGTGGCGGGCAGGCTGAGGCCCAGCGTCCGGGCATTGTCCAGGGCGAGGTTGAGGTCCTTCTGGTGCAGCCCGATGCGGAAGCCGGGGTCGAAGGTCCGCTCGATCATCCGCGCGCCGTGCAGCTCCAGGATCCGCGAGGTCGCGAGGCCGCCGGTGATCGCCTGCCGCACCTTGGCGGGGTCGGCGCCCGCCTTCGAGGCGAAGAGCAGCCCTTCGGCCACCGCCTCGATGGTCAGGGCGACGATGATCTGGTTGGCGACCTTGGCCACCTGGCCCGACCCGACCGGGCCGACATGGGTCACGGTCTTGCCCATCGCGGCGAACAGGGGCTTGGCGCGCTCGAAGGCGTCCGGCTCGCCGCCGACCATGATCGACAGCGCGGCGTTCTTCGCGCCGACCTCGCCGCCCGAGACCGGCGCGTCGAGATAGGCGCAAGCCCGCGCGGCGACCCGCGCGGCGAAATCCTTGGTGGCGAGCGGCGCGATCGAGCTCATGTCGATCACGGTCTTGCCGGGCGACAGGCCCTCGACGACGCCGCCCGCGCCGAACAGGACCTGCTCGACGTCCGGCGTGTCGGGCAGCATCAGGATGATCGTGTCGGACCGCTCCGCCACCTCGGCGGCGGTGGCGCAGGCGGTCCCGCCCGCTTCGAGCAGGGCCTCGGGCACGCTGCGCCGGGTCTTGAGGAACAGGCTGTGGCCCGCCCCGATCAGGTGACCCGCCATGGGCGCGCCCATGATGCCGAGGCCGATGAATCCGATGTTCATGGGTATCGATCCCGGGTGCGGGGTCAGGCGCGGAAGCGGGCGGCGAGCGCCTCGGAGCCGCGGGCGAGCAGGCCCATATCGGAGCCGACCGCGGTGAAGCGGGTCCCGGCGGCGATGTAGCGGCGGGCCAGCTCCTCGCTCGGCGTCAGGATGCCGGCCTGCTTGCCGGCCTGGACGATCCGGGCGACCGCCGCCTCGATGGTGGAGACCACCTCCGGATGGCCCTGCTGGCCGAGATGGCCGAGGCTGGTGGACAGGTCGCCGGGCCCGATGAACACGCCGTCGACGCCCTCCACGGCGGCGATCGCGTCGAGATTGTCGAGGGCGCGACGGGACTCGACCTGCACCGCCACGAAGATCTCGGCCTCGCAGCGGGTGTGGTAATCCTTGATCCGGCCGAACCGGGCGGCGCGGGGCGCCTGCGAGAAGCCGCGGATGCCGCGGGGCGCGTAGCGCGTCGCCGCGACCACGCGGGCGGCCTGCTCGGCATCGTCGATGTTGGGGATCATCAGCGACTGCGCGCCGGCGTCGAGGATGCGCTTGATCGTGATCGGGTCGTCGCTCGGCACCCGCACCATCGGGTGCGTGCCGCCCTCCATCATCGCCTGGAGCTGGGCGTAGATGTCCCGGAGGTCGTTGGCCGAGTGCTCCATGTCGAGGAGCAGCCAGTCGAACCCGGCCCCGGCGACCACCTCGGTGGAGATCGGGCTCGCGAGGCTGCACCACAGGCCGATCTGCTGGCGTCCCTCGGAAAGCGCCGCCTTGAAGCGGTTGGTGAGGCTGTCCATCGCGAATCCTCCTGAGCGCCGGCGCGTCGCGGCGTCTGCGCGCCGTCCACCGCAACAGGCGCACCCTTCGGCCGCGCAGTCAAAGCCAAAGTCTGGATCGATCGATGCCGCCCCGGCATCGATCGGCCGGCAATTCACGGCGACGGCATATCCGCCAGGACCGAGACCAGCTGGGCGATCAGGGGCTCGTCCGCCACGCGCCGCCAGGCCAGCAGAAGCTCGACCGGCCGCGGCGCGGGCAGCGCGAGGGGCCGGAACACGACGCCCTCGAAGCGCAGGCGCTCGGCCGCCGCCGGCACGAGGGCGATGCCGAGGGCCGAGCGGACGAGGGCCAGGATCGAGTGGATCTGGGTGAGCTGCTGCACGATCCGCGGCTGGATCCCGGCCTCGGTGAACAGGCCGAGGACGAGATCGTGGAAGTAGCGCGCCTCGTTCGGCGCGTAGGCGATGAGCGGTTCCAGGCCGAGATCGCCGGGGGTGAGCCGGTCGCGCAGCGCCAGGGGATTGCCCGCGGGCAGCGCCGCCACGAGGGGCTCGGCCAGCGCCCGGACGGCGATCAGGTCGGGATGCGTCACCGGCGGGCGCACCAGGGCGGCGTCGATGCGGCCGGCGAGCAGCTCCTCGACCTGATCCTTGCTGACCATCTCGCGCAGGGAGAGCGTCACGTCCGGCAGCGTCTGCCGGAGCGCGGTGACGAGGCGCGGCAGGAAATCGTAGGCCGAGGCGGCGGTGAAGCCGAGCTTGAGCACGCCCGCGCGGCCCGCCGCCACCTGCCGGGTGACGTGGGTCGCGGTCTCGGCGAGCCGCAGGATGCGCTGCGCCTCGGGCAGGAAGCTGCGCCCGGCCGCCGTCAGCCGGACGGAGCGGCTGGTGCGTTCCAGGAGCTGCACGTCGAGGATGCGCTCCAGAACCTGGATCTGCCGCGACAGGGGCGGCTGCGTCATGTTCAGCCGGGCGGCGGCACGGCCGAAATGCAGCTCCTCCGCCACGGCGGCGAAACACCGGAGCTGGCTGAAATCGAACATGGAGGCTCCCTGGCGCGCCGCGGCGGCGGAGCATAGAGCCTCGGCGGCCGCCGCGTCCCGACGGGCCGGGCGGAGCTCAGCGCGTGCGTTCGGTGCCGGCGTAGTCGATCCGGCCGTCGGGACCCTTCCTCCATTCGTACACGACGTAATCGGGCCGGGTGATGTCGCCCTTCCGGTCGTAGGCGATCGGGCCGATCACGGTGTCGATCGGCTGGCCCCGATGCAGCCAGTCGGCGAGCGTCCGGCCGTCGCTCGAGCCGGTCTCGGCCATCGCCTTCGCCAGCACCTGCACGGCCGCGTAACCGTAGAGCGTGTAGGCGTCGGGATCGATCGACCGGGCGTTGAAGGCCGCCACCACGGCCTGGGCGTTCGGGTTCTTGCGGGCATCCGGCCCGAAGGTCATCAGCGTGCCCTCGGCCGCCGGCCCGGCAATCTGCACGAACTCCTTGGGGGCGAGCCCATCCCCGCCCGCCAGGATCGCCCCGAGGCCCTGGTCGCGCATCTGGCGGAGGATCAGCCCGGCCTCCGTGTGGTAGCCGCCGTAATAGACCACGTCGGCATTGGCCGATTTCAGCTTGGACACGAGCGCGGAATAATCCTTCTCGCCCGGGTTGATGCCCTCGACCAGCACCGCCCGGCCGCCCCGCGACTTCAGAGCCGTCAGAGTCTCCTCGGCCAAGCCCTTGCCGTAGGGCGACTTGTCGTGGATCACGGCGATCTTCTTGTCCTTGAAGTGTTGGGCGAGATAGGCGCCCGCCACCGCGCCCTGCTGGTCGTCGCGGCCGCAGGTGCGGAACGTGTTCCACAGGCCGCGCTCCGTGAACTTCACGTTCGTCGAGGCCGGGGTGACCTGGATGATGCCGGCGTCGAGATAGACGTCGGAGGCCGGGATCGACACGCCCGAGTTGAAGGCGCCCACGACCATCTTGACGCCCTCGCTGGCGAGCTTGTTGGCCACCGAGACGCCCTGCTTCGGGTCCGAGGCGTCGTCGCCCACGACCGTCTCGAAGATTCGGCCCCCGACCCCGCCGGCCTTGTTGATGTCGGCGATCGCCTGCCCGGCGCCGGTCCGGATCTGCGCCCCGAAGGCCGCGTACGGTCCGGTGATGCCGACGGCGATCCCGATCTTCACCGGGCCGCTCTTCTCCTCGGCCTGTGCGGCGCAGAGCATCAGAAGGCCGGTGACGGCGGCAAGGCGCAGGCTTCTCATCGGTCTCCCCCTGGTGCTCGGCGCGGCAGGCTGGACCTATCGCGCAAGATTTGACCCGGCCCGATCTGCGACTCGGCGACACGGAGGCCGGGATCCGGATTGTTCC from Methylobacterium sp. PvR107 encodes:
- a CDS encoding LysR substrate-binding domain-containing protein; translated protein: MFDFSQLRCFAAVAEELHFGRAAARLNMTQPPLSRQIQVLERILDVQLLERTSRSVRLTAAGRSFLPEAQRILRLAETATHVTRQVAAGRAGVLKLGFTAASAYDFLPRLVTALRQTLPDVTLSLREMVSKDQVEELLAGRIDAALVRPPVTHPDLIAVRALAEPLVAALPAGNPLALRDRLTPGDLGLEPLIAYAPNEARYFHDLVLGLFTEAGIQPRIVQQLTQIHSILALVRSALGIALVPAAAERLRFEGVVFRPLALPAPRPVELLLAWRRVADEPLIAQLVSVLADMPSP
- the garD gene encoding galactarate dehydratase, with protein sequence MQAEIEAPTRPHAAGAGAGDVPRTIRLSADDNVAIVVNAFGLPAGTVFPDGLELVEFVPQGHKVALADIPEGGEVRRYGEVVGLATQAIPRGAWVEESRVTTPVAPALDALEMATRVPAPLPPLEGYTFEGYRNPDGSVGTKNILAISISVQCVAGTLDVAIRRIKQELLPRYPNVDDVVGLTHAYGCGVAINAPEAVVPIRTLQSLAQNPNFGGEVMVVGLGCEKLVSERLLPDNGAAGDGVVRLQDERHRGFSAMLDSILAMAEARLEVLNRRTRETCPASALVVGLQCGGSDAFSGVTANPALGFAADLLVRCGATVMFSEVTEVRDAIHLLTPRAKSPEVAEALIREMAWYDAYLAKGEADRRANPSPGNKKGGLNNIVEKALGSVAKSGTSAISGVLAPGERVREKGLIFAATPASDFVCGTLQLASGITLQVFSTGRGTPYGLAQAPVIKVATRTELAERWSDLIDLDAGRIATGAATIEEVGWELFHLILDVASGRKRPWSDQWGLFNDLTLFNPAPIT
- a CDS encoding branched-chain amino acid ABC transporter substrate-binding protein, whose protein sequence is MRSLRLAAVTGLLMLCAAQAEEKSGPVKIGIAVGITGPYAAFGAQIRTGAGQAIADINKAGGVGGRIFETVVGDDASDPKQGVSVANKLASEGVKMVVGAFNSGVSIPASDVYLDAGIIQVTPASTNVKFTERGLWNTFRTCGRDDQQGAVAGAYLAQHFKDKKIAVIHDKSPYGKGLAEETLTALKSRGGRAVLVEGINPGEKDYSALVSKLKSANADVVYYGGYHTEAGLILRQMRDQGLGAILAGGDGLAPKEFVQIAGPAAEGTLMTFGPDARKNPNAQAVVAAFNARSIDPDAYTLYGYAAVQVLAKAMAETGSSDGRTLADWLHRGQPIDTVIGPIAYDRKGDITRPDYVVYEWRKGPDGRIDYAGTERTR
- a CDS encoding HpcH/HpaI aldolase/citrate lyase family protein; this encodes MDSLTNRFKAALSEGRQQIGLWCSLASPISTEVVAGAGFDWLLLDMEHSANDLRDIYAQLQAMMEGGTHPMVRVPSDDPITIKRILDAGAQSLMIPNIDDAEQAARVVAATRYAPRGIRGFSQAPRAARFGRIKDYHTRCEAEIFVAVQVESRRALDNLDAIAAVEGVDGVFIGPGDLSTSLGHLGQQGHPEVVSTIEAAVARIVQAGKQAGILTPSEELARRYIAAGTRFTAVGSDMGLLARGSEALAARFRA
- a CDS encoding 2-hydroxy-3-oxopropionate reductase translates to MNIGFIGLGIMGAPMAGHLIGAGHSLFLKTRRSVPEALLEAGGTACATAAEVAERSDTIILMLPDTPDVEQVLFGAGGVVEGLSPGKTVIDMSSIAPLATKDFAARVAARACAYLDAPVSGGEVGAKNAALSIMVGGEPDAFERAKPLFAAMGKTVTHVGPVGSGQVAKVANQIIVALTIEAVAEGLLFASKAGADPAKVRQAITGGLATSRILELHGARMIERTFDPGFRIGLHQKDLNLALDNARTLGLSLPATALAQQLFSACVAQGGAAWDHSAMVKALEALANHAVGDAA